The following coding sequences lie in one Labrus bergylta chromosome 13, fLabBer1.1, whole genome shotgun sequence genomic window:
- the uchl3 gene encoding ubiquitin carboxyl-terminal hydrolase isozyme L3 — protein MDCPRWLPLESNPEVMTKFVNCLGMKPTWQFGDVYGLDPELLSMVPRPVCAVLLLFPVTEKYEAFKQEEEEKLKDQRQEVSPDVYFIKQTIGNACGTIGLIHAVANNQAHLEFESDSPLKKFIEQTTKMTAEERATFLEKDESIRVTHESSAQEGQTEAPSLDEKVNLHFIAFVNVGGHLYELDGRKPFPIVHGKTSEDTFLEDAVAVCKTFMARDPQEVRFTIIALSKDSY, from the exons TTTGTGAATTGCTTGGGTATGAAACCAACTTGGCAATTTGGAGATGTGTATGGACTGGATCCAGAGCTTCTGAGCATGGTACCAAGACCGGTGTGCGCAGTGCTGCTCCTCTTCCCCGTGACTGAGAAG TATGAGGCCTTCAagcaagaagaggaagagaaactgAAGGATCAACGACAGGAGGTTTCTCCTGATGTCTACTTCATCAAGCAAACTATTGGAAACGCATGTGGAACAATAGGATTAATCCATGCCGTGGCAAACAACCAGGCTCACCTGGAATTCG AGTCCGACTCGCCTCTGAAGAAGTTTATTGAACAAACCACTAAAATGACTGCGGAGGAAAGGGCCACGTTCCTGGAAAAAGATGAG AGTATACGTGTGACACATGAATCCAGTGCACAGGAGGGACAGACTGAG GCCCCGAGTTTGGACGAGAAAGTGAACCTGCATTTTATAGCTTTTGTGAATGTCGGAGGACATTTATATGAGCTGG ATGGCCGGAAGCCTTTCCCTATTGTCCACGGAAAAACTTCAGAAGATACTTTCCTCGAG GACGCTGTAGCGGTTTGTAAGACCTTCATGGCTCGTGACCCTCAAGAGGTTCGTTTCACCATCATCGCACTCTCCAAAGATTCCTACTGA